CTATACTTTTACTGTTATACAATTTTACGCCATaaaatgaccaagagtcgcaataaagataatgataataaattTTTAacacaaagaaataaaaaagtgaaagtttACAACCAAATGAAATAATGACTGAACAAATAGATGATGACGCAAAAGCAGATTGACCCGAAATTTGGGCTTATTCAAGTACAAAGACAAAATCTTCACAAGCCGTATTTACACAGAGCGTCTTAAATGTATTTGTTTGCCCAAAATGGGTCACCATCGTCTTAAGATGTCAATTTCGATGCCATGATGATTGCGTCACCTCTTTtttatctcccccttccaatagttcttcaactcttccgtacctacatctctccaattttcctttatgaCCTTCACCTTTgacttcccaactccgcccaatccgccctcaaatccgccgacgctacctacaccaagttcctcaagcgatacctgtgcgtgccccaatatgccaataatgcatggacgcattttctatgcgaaaccgagcccctcgccatcgggctggcaaggttagtgtccaacagtgttgggaacctgacctttccggaggttatgtccggacacaagttgttcCTCCCGGTCAATGACttaataacaccttattgtccttgcccgacatcccttcggagtatggcggtcacgcacctttgtccggctcccgacccaatgccatcaaagacgggagctgacaaaagatctgttcaatctgacccacccactctactgcaataacaagattttcatcatttacctctccccacctgtttatgtactatctgcaatttccctcttcacctttttcatgtgcactgaaccaatcctagtcaaactcactgtgatactacactctagtcaactattttatcagtcttgaccattttattcttttattaatcgattttgtatatgatatttatacatacagttttatttttacaatctgacatgaccaagaatcGCCAATAAagttatttattattttttgagaGGGCACTGCCTCATTTCCAATATTAGAGAGTCAACGCAAGATAAAGCTACGTACAGGAAATCAACTGTCTGTAAACAATATCGTTATTTTAGTGAATAAGAATTCTACATTGACATATAATAGCAGAGAAACATTTCCTTTCGGGGATCCGATACATGAATGAAACTAGAGCTTAATTATTTCACAGTGATCTCCAAAAATGTTAGGCAAAGCAAACGAATAGCTATTCCTTGAACTGATGATTAAAAACGGCCAAATACGCATTATCCACTTAACACACTAAAAGGTCTATCTGTATGTGAAGTATTGCtgatattttgaatattttcgtTTTGGGcggaggcaaaaaaaacacagcCTCCATATTTTATTGACTTTTGGAGAAAGTGTTGGTCTAAAAGACTACGCAAATTCTACACAGATGTCGAAAGTCGAAAATCACCAATCTGATTCTGGGATGGGATTTCCCATCTGAAAAAAATTCGACATTTTGATTGTCGATGCAACTGTCCAATCCTTATGACTGAAGAGATGGCCGAGAGACTGAAGCTCACAAACGCAATATCCAATGATTACGCAATGGATTTAGGCTTTGCTTGAGAACATGAAATATGAACTACTTTGTTTACCTGTCATTTGCCAGATTTGTAGACGGTTCGAGGGGCTCGTTCTAATATCCATCATTGTGATTGAGTCTGAAATTTGTCTGAGAGAAACCTTCCAAAATCTATCTCATTCTATCACAAAATTCTATTCCAACTGGCCTATAAGAAGAAAAGCCATACTAAGCAAACTACAAAGCATAATCTTTATTCATTAGTTTACCCCGCAATGCCATCATATCAGTTTTAAGAAAAGTTTCGTGAACCTAGGTTGTGAGGATGGTGCCCGCATATTGTGATCCTCTAttctgttccaattttaaacCTTGAACAAAGCTGAATCATTGTCATCTTCGACGCCCTTTCTTGGAACTTTGATGCCATCACACCTTTCGACGCTTTCAAGCCAAAAATATGACTCCATCTTTCATCCTGCTTTTGATAAATAGGATCCTGATCTCACGTATATTGCCTTAAGCGAGACATAAAATAAGGTGGGGCCTGGATCCTACATTTGCCAAGATTAAGGCCCTTTGCAGCGCCTAAATCCAGGAGATTTTCGTCCCAACTTTTCCCTAAACCTCCAATACAGTTGTGTGCGAAAACCAGGGAAGCGAAGGTTGTCCTAAAGAGAAAGGTAGAGGCGGAATATGCGTGTTCCACCCACGATTGACATCAATCGGAGTTATACCGGTAGTTCTGCAATTGGTTTAATCATCTAGGgaaccacacatttgaaagaaacccccaaaaacttgttgtttttggcacTCTACCTCAGACCTAAAGACCAACGCAGACTTCGATTTAATTATGTGCTGCGGTTTTGCTCTTGTGTGAGAGGCGTCTGTGCCCTTGAAATTTGTCTGGCTGATCCTCAAATTACGTGAGAAAAGTTTGTCACCCTTTCATGTGACAGTAAGTGGATCTTGGCGTGACACTGAGCCTATCCGTAAAGAAAGGCCTGCTTTGGATCTCTTTGAGTCAAGGCCGTTCTGAGGGGTCTGTCTATGTTTTGTAGAAGTCATCCACTTCCTCTTTCACAAGTGAGGGAAAGTTTTTCACAAGAGCTTTATTGTGATAATAATATCTGACTTAGTTTTGAAATCATCGTCTTTTTTTGGAAGTTATAATTAGAGAACGGATTTATCTGGAAGAGCAAACACTAGTTAAGAGTTGATTTAACTGTCATTTACAACCAAAAGGCTTCTGGCCAACCGAAATTACCATTATGTAAACTACACTGTTTGCTCTAGGACCTTAGCTTGTGCGGAGTAACCATGTTCGAACTTGTTCCAATCGCATTTAGTTCCGTGGCACCACATTGGCTCCAGAGTAACGCGGAAAACTGAAATGATGTAAAAATCGGTTCGATGAAATGAAACTGATTCATTAGAAATTCGTTCTGAGATTGGTCGTAGGTTTCTAATTGTATATTACAACAGATTCATACTACGTGCAAAACCGGTATTCCGAGACCAATCTTCGAAAATGTTTTCTGGAGGAACGTTCAAAAACATCGCGTGTACTTGTCTTACCTTTTTCATGCTTTTAGCTGCCATTATGCAAGACTAGAAGTCCTTTTTCAAACAgtttttacgccatgacataAAACATTTTGTATTAAtatcaaaaagtgtttttgaaacTCGAACATATCCTCATCCTTGATATTCTCCATTCGAGTCTTCTCTGCTCTGAGCCCCAGTTGTCGGATGGTAAGCGGAGATTTTGCTTCCCACTTGAAGCCTTGATGCGAGTGGTGCCCTAGGACCCACCACACCGTATGTATAGCGTCTCATTATCAGTTGTGAATGGTGAGGATAGGACCCACACGGGAGTTGAAGGTTCTCTGGAGAGGAATCTACAACAAGTAGCTCTGGTCATGGATGGGTTCACAGTCTCTCCACACCATGTTGAAGTCGTTATGACGGTAACGATGGCCTCGAAATTCAAGGACCAGGATACCCAACACAAGCTGAAGGGACTCGAATGCTCAAAAGTTgggatgatgaaaaggaggaTCCACGATATAAGTATTATTTTTTGGGAGTAGATTTGATTCCATTGGTGTTGGGCCGTTGATTCTTTAAGATTCGATATCTATTAATGAAATGCTAGATCTCAGTTTCATTCGTCCGGGTTTATCAATCCAGCGTTTCATTTAGTATAGTTGTGTTGTCTGACCACTGAATAAGTAAATTTTGATGAGGTCGATATTCTCCCCTTGGTTTTGAATTCGCAGTCTTTTCAACTATGGATCGGTAAaaccacagacttctagagatctggacttgtaaaagaaaaagaaaaaaatgtatctcTTGATTGCCATTCATCTCATCTAATATGAGCATTTTCTATCCGGTCAAGTGACTTCAtttatttggccaaatttgggacTAAAATCTGGCATCTGGAACTCGAGAGGCACTCAGAATTATGAAAACATCGTGAAACTTTAAATATTCGGTCTCCTCTAGGTCAGTTacaaaagctttaaaaaatacttttagaACGAACgacttttcaaacaaaaattataaAGTGGCTTGTTTTCAGTTGCGAGTTtagtttttttctaaatataTTATGCAAAGGAGCTCAGAGTAGCTTTGACCCAAAGCAGACGGACTTGGCAGTAAACCCCTTCCTGTTAGCTCTAATTTTATCATTTAAAAAACCTTTCTCATCATTATGCCATTTTGCCCATACTCTTTTACATGTAATATGTATGCAAGAGTTGATAAAATTAACCccttcacagtccatatttctattAGTCTGTGACTTAACTCACCCATGAGCTATCCAAATAATTCTGGGGtgaaaatttgtcaaattttgagatatGAGCTCTCCAGCAAATATTATAGTCTTATCGTTCTCGGCATTGCAATGAATTGCATTGTTTGCCTATTTCCTATTGCAATATCCATTTTGCTAAAAACTGTGCAtctattttcaagttttgggtTTGTTATCCTTCAGCCTTGATATCTCATGACGAGAAgaagtgaaaattgatttcttGTATGAGagcttttgcaattttgatcattgtggagttatatttttcattcatacTCTGATTTACTTTTTAGATTCCACAATAAGAATCTGATTGATAGTAAAAAAATCCAGTAAAGATGTCTAAAGATATAATTCTACAGtcatgaaaacatgttttaattTGCCACCTGATTACAACATAATGTGCAACTTGATAATAAACAGAATTGGAAACAAACCATTTCATAAGAGCGGGAAAAGACATTTGAATTCAGCTACACTTCTGAAGGGAAGCAAAAGGAGAGATTCAAGTTTAAAGTCTAATCAAGTTTAGCCCCTTCATTTTGGCCTTGTGGTCGTATTCTGTAGAGGAGgagcaaagacaaacatcaggATAATTGGTCACTGTGAACTAACTGAACTTTCAATACACAAAAAAGTTgtgtttccaaattcaaacaaatgcCATGTTTGGTGAAGCTTTGACAAAGTGTCACAATCACGGCTCAAAATCTAGACACTGCTTGCTCGAACAAGTCCGTGCTTTGGAATAATTGACAAATTTCATGCAAGCATGGTTCAGTTGGTTTGGCACCTATTTTACACTTTTGGCTCCATAAAAAACATTAGCTGTTTCTTGGTGTATTTTGAATCACGTCCATTTCCCTCTAGAAATCTTTGCTCTTTATACTGGCCAGTTTTTCAAAGAGTGAACATTTGGAGGTTTTTGATTATTGTTGTAAGATTTTCATGCTTCATCATAACTTTGGAAGCCCCGAGGCATTCTCCCATGAGATGTTGGCAGATGGCTGTAGGGGTAGCCAAAATTTCCTTAGGTGACTATTTTTTAACTCAAAGGCGGCAAAAGCAACAGATGGTTGCCTCTGACCCTAAGTTTGTGCAGCAAATGTCTACTTTTGACATAAAACGTGAACAATAAAAATATGTGTTCATAACATTGGACAAAAACTTATGTTTTTCTAGGTTTGAAGCAAGTGGATGTTGTAATTGTAAGTCAAGTAGAGACCATCCCAGGTGATAGAGAACCTTCCAAGGTCAGGGATGAAAAGTTATCAAtggccattttctaccacctggcagaaaatgcagaaaatggtggcagaaaatggcagatgttggtccaaaataagtggcagaaaatggcaaaaaaatagaaatctttatatcattctaaatcatctttttctactCATTACCGTTGATTTCTAGGTCTACCCGTATGTAGCTTTGACACGCtggtttgtttattttgtatcgattgaaagaaataaccactaaacgtcactGGAGTgtgattgagtttgaattttgcgaACGGGGTTGCCATTGAACTAAatttttccaagtcaaaatgacgaaaccTGCGTTTAATAAATTATAGtgtatcaattcaatcaaaccctcaaacagtataaatattaCGCACGAATTACATccgaggaacattttgcatttcagccaatgctacaccaaaatgctttttaacAAAAGGCACTTGAAAATCTTATCCAACTTATAtgatctttcttgtctttgacatcttttagaaacaagatcggccattctaaccttttttttgaccaccttccaacaatttctgccatttttgccacttcctgccacttgtggcagaaagtggcagaaagtcgatcaatctcgatttttcccatcgctggcCAAGGTTCATCTCTCAAGATATGCCCCATGGTCTCAATTAGAGCTCTAGGAAGAGATGCACCACTCCATACAGACCCCATGAGACttcatttgaacatgtttgaaaagccgcCTGTAGAGTATTAGGCCGATCCCCTACGTTTGAGCTCACTATTTGGTTTCAACCAGAACAgtcataaaaaaacaataaaccCCGGCTCTCTGAGTTTGGAACCTAAATTTTAAAATCACGTTCCTAAATGGATCCAAAATCAATCACCACTACATATTCAATCATATTCGATTGAATATGTCTACATATTCAATCAATTTTAATGCAATATTTTGCCCGTCCTCCCAAAGTCTATCCCATTGACTAACCATGAATAGTCGTTCTCAAAAGGTCTGTCGGTTTTCATCAAATCATCAtccttcaaaatcaattcatgCTAAATGAATAAGTTGTCAGCACATTATAGATCTACGAAAATTAgaacaattttattttttcttgtttactGATCACCCACTAACgcatcaaaagatgaaaagaatgTATGGTATTGTAATAgggtcaatgaatgaaaatcagaGGAGAGAAAATCTAAGATCGAGATAACTGTGGCATTAAGTGTGAACATCAAGGGCACAAGTTACAGGCGTCGCTTAAAATGTTGAAGTGAGGACGAAGTAACTCGACCATAAATTTGATGAATGTATCCCAGGCAACATACTAGCGAccgaagaagaaagaaacttTTGCCGAACGATCGCCAAAGTCAAGCTTTTACTCAACAATACCCACCTCTGGATTTTATTGTCTCTGAAATATCAGAGTTGCAAAGGCTCAAGTGTTTAATTCTATCCAGTTGGCGCTAGGCaagaacaacaataacaaaaaagctATAAAGCCACCAGTTCTTCGCCACATCGCCTGAACTTGGTCACCTGTGATAGTCAAGAAAACTTGTCTCGTAATTCGCAACGTCGTCTGTGTATTTTCGCATGAAAGTAAACGCATCCACAGGAGTGTTTTGCCAGCCGATACATTTCAAGTATGCACGACAAACACAAGTTTCCGAACGTTTTGTTGCGTGTTGGGAGTATGTTTCGAATCACAAAACAATATTCAGGTTCAAATAGCCGGGGCCAGCTTGAATTCTTTGGCAACTCATTCTAGTTTGGGCTTACAAACCTGCTCCCAATCTCGAATTATCCATGGGGCCTGAAACTCGTATCAATTCTTGCCGGCAAATAGATTTCGTCTTTTCGGAACAGGTACTATGAATTCTCTAATGtcattgaatttgttttcctAGCCCAGGAAAGGCCAGCCTTTTTCTCCCCATTCCATTTACATGTTGGCCCTCTTTTCAACTTGCCAGGTCCGGCTGAAGCAAAACTCTGAACCAGAAACGTTATTTGATATTGCGTGCAAAAAAGTATGCAACCAAAAGGCGAAGATTATCGATTGTCGTCAAACCTTCACGATGCACTTTGGTTAAATTCTTCTTTATTCAATCCAAGACTTTGAAGATTAAACCGGTCTCTCAAGCCCGTGATTTTGATTGCGCAATCCAATGAGTTGAATGGTAACTGATGGTATAAGAAGATTGGTAGTCTCTTCGTTCGTACTAAATCTTCCAAGATCCTCTAATGGTGTCTACATGAACGATGTGGTACTCGAAGTTTGGACGCGAAAAGTAGCCCTTTTCTCAGCCCCATTGGGATTGGAACGAGCTTTGTTTACTGTAATAGAAGTGGCCTTCATTAGCCCTTTTCTCTGTTGGCCAAAGTCTATTCCACACTCAGCCTTGGACACTCCAAGATCCTAAAGCAGTTTGCAACGAAGTCCAGTAAACctgacaaaaaagagaaagacagGGTTTGAAAGAAGAACTGTTTGAAAACGGTCTTTTCATATATCAGGTAGTGACTGTTTAGGGTAGTTTGTGATATCGATGTGTCGTCAAATTACTGGACTCTGGTTGGTAATTTGTTATCCCTTGTTAGTATTGCGATAGTTTAAGAAGGGTCTGGGCAATTTCGTTTCTTAGATAGAAAACGATGTCCAAGGGTAGAGTTTTTGGTGATCGTCGCTCCTAACGTTATGAAAACTGAAACTCACTGATTGAAACTTCAGGTCTTTGCTCTCCAATCGATACTGGCAAGAAAGCTAATAATCAACCGTCAGTGATAGGAAAGTACAAGGTGCGTAGAAAGTAGTTAATATTTTACGGACGGTTGTAACCGACACAAATCAATTTATTCAATGTGAAAATGACATGTTTAAGTGTGAAACAGAATCGGAAACAGACCCTTAGCCTACCAATGATTTGTATTAACAATGCTTACAAGCTTTTGAATGTTATAGAATTGGTCAGGAACTTTGAATCATTAGTTGTCCAGAAGAGTGCTAATTAAGTGTTTATTAAGTGTTCCTAATCTTTTTAGTGTTTTACAATAAGAAAATGGATATTGTTCACCTATTATATTTGTCCTTTGTTTCGCAACTTTATTGAGTTCATAAAGGTATACTAGTAATTTAGCGCTGGACCTTATTGCACtttattcaaacattttgaatagAATATACCAAAATATCTGTGAAACTTATGCCTAGAGACTGCCAAGCTCGATTTCATTTTACTAATGTTATTGAAATTTCCTATTTTTACCCATCGTTCATGTAAAATGACGTTGGTGGATTTAGGTAGCCGGCTATCTAACAGAGGTTTGTCAATTAATTTGCAAGTCTTTTTGCCGATTCGTCATAATTTttaattttggtttgaattttaGAAACTTGGTACCTCAGAGTCTATGTACACTTTCTCCTCTGCCCATAACTTGtttaaatttccaaattgcTAATGGCCTTGAAATGGGACGAAAACTGAATGGCCAGGGTGTATGGTAAGGCTGAATATTCATGGATATCGAAGGGATATTTATTTGGAGCTCGAACTTTAAGGTAGTCTGACAGGCTGTGTTGTTGCGACAAGCAACAAATCAATGGCACCATTAACAGTCTGAAAAAGGAGAGTCCGAAAAGAAACAGATCTGTCTTCAAACAATACCGTAGCTGTGATGGCCTTTTTCGCTATCATGAACATGTTCGTGTCAatccccatgaaaacaaaatagcAATGCATTCAAAGACAGTTCACAATTTCCTTGAAGGATGAGACGTTCCTGGGATGTCTCTGAGTCGACATCACTCAATATTGTGGAAACAATGGCCTTTAGATAACCTTGGAAACTCTGAACCCTCAATGATGGCCTGAACCGGATAGAAAGCTGATGGAACATGGTATTGATGGCATCGCTCATAAATCTTGCAATGGCTGGCCACGAAATAACACACTGGGAGACGAAGGTTATCATCAAGAATTTCCCTTTGGTCTGCGGTATCGTTACCAAACGAGTACAGATCATTATGAAAGATCTCAGCAAGCCAGAACTACTAGACAGTCCCTTGTTCCATGATCCAAAAATATACAGGGGTTTATACATTGGTCCGTCTTTAGAGAATGCCCATATTTGCATCTAGTTGTCAGTCTTAGACTAACAACTAGATTGCTTTAATTTCTAGTGGGCTTAAGATTCGTGTGAATGTAGAGTGTATTAACAAGAGATGGAAAAATCTTTTAAATTGATGTTCTCTTCATAACGCAGAAGCCAAGGATATTGAGCAGTGTCTACGTTTATTTGCCAAGTTATGTGATTAAATTTTCCTGTTGAGATTGTCATATCATGTGTCAAGACCCAAGCAACAAATGAGGACTCAGGGAGTTGAATAGCAACAACGCGTTCAaatggccttggccttgtcTTTCCAAGGACGGCCTTTAAGGTCGTACATTTTCATGATCTCGGGAAAGTGGATTTCGAGCTCGGCGAAGCACACATAAATCGCCCACATTTCGAGCCAGGAACCGCTTTTGGCAgttctgctgtacggccaaggcggatggcGAAGCACACATAAATCGCCCACATTTCGAGCCAGGAACCGCTTTTGGCAGTTTTTCATGCGCCCAAATGGATCGAGGGACGGGAAAGGCCGAAAAAGCCAGGGCAAAATACTGTAGTACATCCCTACAATCATGCCTGGCTCGCTACATGTGTGACGCAATGGCCTCTCTCCTTGAGCTTGACAATCAAAGTGAATCCCCGCTCATCCTCATCTGCCTTTTCTTCACTTCTACAATCTTCTGGGAGAGTCAGCCCTTGAGAAAGTCTCAAGAATCTCACTTCGAAGAAGCTCTTTTGTCTCACGCATATTTGAGTGTCGTGTCAATAGCGACGGAATGAAACCGGATTAGACCTTACATCCGTGGTTGTAGGATATTTCTTCTCCACGAAGGTCGCTCCGTATTATTCAGTTCCCCGGAGTGCACCGTTCAACAGGACTTCCGCTCTTTGGAATGAACGTGTCATTTTACTAGTATCAAACCAGAACTTTGTGACTCTGCCTTCATAACGTACAAACGAACCTTGAAAGGCTTCGGAGAACAACACTCTCAAACTCGGTTGGTGTGGCCAAAAAGGGAAGGTGTCAGCAATAGTCTATTTTAAAAGAAACCGTCATGTGCCCAAAGTCCTCCACTAAATTTACTCTGTCGAGCTCAGAGCGTCGGCGGTCGATTCAACGAGCTCGGAATATCTCGTCCACCTTCCTATTGAGTTTTTGAGGCGGCGTTGAGAACGTTTGGCGACTTCGAGGCCTTCcaaagaaggaagagagaagAACCCTTCGCGGGCCCAGCCATTGCCTTTTGGCTTCAGTTTGCTTTTAGACTTGGATTAACGAGGACAAAAGTAAGTGTACACGGAAAGAGAATCTCAAAAACGCTGTGGAGACAGACGGCAGATTCAGAACTGAGGTAACGTCTCCAGGAGCGTGAGTGAAAGTCTGGAGTGGAAGTGGAAAGACATATCCAATTAAGACACCCCTCGAGATTGGTATAGTCAAACGCTTTTGGGTATTCGATTACAGTGCCAAGCAAGATCTTCGACATCCCATGAAAGCTTATTACTGGCGACAAGCAGCAATATTGCACtgcgtacatacgtacaatcCCAAGACTCTGATCCATGAATCTCAAGGGACGACAACTGTTTAGGAATTCTGGCACGTCACATCATCACTCGTCTCAAAAGAAATAAggtgctcttttttttcccGGGCATTCCTCGGTGGACGGGAGATCTAAACAGATTCTTTAGAACCAGCCACAAGGTCCATTCGGTGAAGATCTTTGGGGTGGAGATTGGTGGTCAGTCAGTCTCTCACATCATCATTGTCCCACAACATGTCATCCGACGAGGAACACGAAACCGTTGGACATCTTAAGGTCCCAGCCAAATTGGTGGCCGCCACGGCCGTCGGATTCAAAGACCGCACCAAGCGAAGGTTAAGTCTTCCAATTTCGGGTGCTGGACGAGATCACTCCAGGCGATCTTCCAATGCCTCCAACTCTGAAGCTGGAGGGGGTCGAAAGGGATCCTTTGACTCTACAGAGTCTTGGTCTTCTTTTGACTCGGATGAGGATGCACCTCACCCCAGGCAGATTACTCAAGTCAATTCCAAAGGGTTCTCCAGCTTCTGCGTCAAAAACATCAGCTCTCACAATTTCGGACGGCGAGAGATCAAGTTGGCAGAGTTCGAGATGCCAGGGTTGATGTCGCTTCGAGAACGAGCCCTGGCCGACCAGCCTTTGAAAGGTGCCAAAATTGTGGGATGCTCTCATGTGAATGCTCAAAATGCCGTCATGATCGAGACCTTGGTGGCATTGGGTGCTCACGTCAAATGGTCCGCTTGCAATATCTTCTCCACTCAAAACGAAGTGGCCGCGGCCTTGGCAGAGTCAGGGATCTCTATCTATGCTTGGCGAGGTCAGACTGAAGAAGATTTTTGGTGGTGCATCCAGCAATGTCTGACCGGCGAGGACAATTGGCATCCTAATCTGATCTTCGATGATGGTGGAGACATGACCCACGTCCTGGTCACCAGGTTCCCAGCCATTGCTAAACAGGTCAAGGGCATCGTGGAACAAAGCGTTACCGGCGTCCATCGGCTCTATCAATTGTCCCAGAAACATAACCTACCCGCTCCTGCCATGAACACTCACGATGCCGTCACGAAGACCATGATGGATAACTACTACAGTCAAAAGGAGTCCGTGGTGGATTCGCTCAAGCGCTGCACCGACATCATGCTCGCAGGCAAGACCGTGTTGGTCTGTGGCTACGGCCAGGTGGGCAAAGGCTGCGCCATGGCCTTGAAGTCCATGGGCTGCGTCGTGTTTGTGAGTGAGATCGACCCTATCTGCTCCTTGCAAGCCTGCATGGATGGCCTGAAGGTCCGTCGAGTAGAGTACGTTATCAAGAAAGTGGATATCGTCGTGACAGCCACCGGAAACAAAGGCGTCATCACCCGCGAGCACATGGACAAGATGAAGGACGGCTGCATTGTTTGCAACATGGGACATTCGAACACCGAGATCGATATCAACTCCTTGAAGAAGCCCAACATAACGTGGGAGAAGATCCGATCCAACGTGGACAACATCATTTTTCCCAACAAGAAACGGATCACCCTTTTGGCTGAAGGTCGACTCCTAAACCTTTCTGTGGTGAGCATTCCAAGTTTGGTGGTATCCGTGAGTGCTGCCACACAaatcttggccttgattgaACTGGCCAATGCTCCGGCGGCCCGATACAACAAGGACGTGTACCTCCTACCCAAAAAGATTGACG
This DNA window, taken from Tigriopus californicus strain San Diego chromosome 9, Tcal_SD_v2.1, whole genome shotgun sequence, encodes the following:
- the LOC131886442 gene encoding S-adenosylhomocysteine hydrolase-like protein 1, coding for MSSDEEHETVGHLKVPAKLVAATAVGFKDRTKRRLSLPISGAGRDHSRRSSNASNSEAGGGRKGSFDSTESWSSFDSDEDAPHPRQITQVNSKGFSSFCVKNISSHNFGRREIKLAEFEMPGLMSLRERALADQPLKGAKIVGCSHVNAQNAVMIETLVALGAHVKWSACNIFSTQNEVAAALAESGISIYAWRGQTEEDFWWCIQQCLTGEDNWHPNLIFDDGGDMTHVLVTRFPAIAKQVKGIVEQSVTGVHRLYQLSQKHNLPAPAMNTHDAVTKTMMDNYYSQKESVVDSLKRCTDIMLAGKTVLVCGYGQVGKGCAMALKSMGCVVFVSEIDPICSLQACMDGLKVRRVEYVIKKVDIVVTATGNKGVITREHMDKMKDGCIVCNMGHSNTEIDINSLKKPNITWEKIRSNVDNIIFPNKKRITLLAEGRLLNLSVVSIPSLVVSVSAATQILALIELANAPAARYNKDVYLLPKKIDEYVSSLHLPQFDAGLSELDQEQAKYLGIPQHGPFKPQYYRY